One segment of Massilia sp. Se16.2.3 DNA contains the following:
- the ribA gene encoding GTP cyclohydrolase II, with the protein MSDTTPATAPLLDYVTSCALPTPWAQFTLHAFVEHGPGYGPAGKEHLAMALGDIGNGEPVLARVHSECLTGDVLFSQRCDCGAQLEGALKRIAAEGRGVLLYLRQEGRGIGLVNKIRAYRLQEAGADTVEANLQLGFHADARNYELCRPMLEQFGIRQVKLMTNNPRKIDALTRLGIAVTERVPLLVNRNAFNNGYLNTKQAKLGHMMTAQLDAVAEDGEL; encoded by the coding sequence ATGTCCGACACCACGCCCGCCACCGCTCCCCTGCTCGACTACGTCACTTCCTGCGCGCTGCCCACGCCCTGGGCCCAGTTCACGCTGCACGCCTTCGTCGAGCATGGGCCGGGCTATGGCCCGGCCGGCAAGGAGCACCTGGCGATGGCGCTGGGCGACATCGGCAACGGCGAGCCGGTATTGGCACGCGTGCATTCGGAATGCCTGACCGGCGACGTGCTGTTCTCGCAGCGCTGCGATTGCGGCGCCCAGCTCGAGGGCGCGCTCAAGCGCATCGCCGCCGAGGGCCGCGGCGTCCTGCTTTACCTGCGCCAGGAGGGCCGCGGCATCGGCCTGGTGAACAAGATCCGCGCCTACCGCCTGCAGGAAGCCGGCGCCGACACGGTCGAAGCCAACCTGCAGCTGGGCTTCCACGCCGATGCCCGCAACTACGAGCTGTGCCGCCCGATGCTGGAACAGTTCGGCATCAGGCAGGTCAAGCTGATGACCAACAACCCGCGCAAGATCGACGCCCTCACCCGCCTGGGCATTGCCGTGACCGAGCGCGTGCCGCTGCTGGTGAACCGCAACGCCTTCAACAACGGCTACCTGAACACCAAGCAGGCCAAGCTGGGCCACATGATGACGGCGCAGCTGGATGCCGTTGCCGAAGATGGCGAACTGTAA
- a CDS encoding PP2C family serine/threonine-protein phosphatase produces MEHASRQLALARRGKPELADMSTTVAALLVDGANARAVWAHTGDTRLYLFRGGRVHAVTRDHSLTQQLIDAGYARADQLRVHPQRNILLAAVGTEGESAASATETAVDLVDGDAFLVCTDGLWEWVLEHEMEQALAAASDSQAWLAALCAIADNAAVRSGGKRDNYSAYAIRVR; encoded by the coding sequence GTGGAACACGCCTCCCGGCAGCTGGCGCTGGCGCGCCGTGGCAAGCCTGAACTGGCCGACATGAGCACCACGGTGGCGGCGCTGCTGGTCGACGGAGCCAATGCGCGTGCCGTGTGGGCGCACACGGGCGACACCCGGCTCTACCTGTTTCGCGGCGGGCGCGTGCATGCCGTCACGCGCGACCACAGCCTGACCCAGCAACTGATCGACGCCGGCTATGCGCGGGCCGACCAGCTGCGCGTCCACCCGCAACGCAACATCCTGCTCGCCGCCGTCGGCACCGAGGGCGAAAGCGCCGCCAGCGCGACCGAAACGGCGGTCGACCTCGTGGACGGCGACGCCTTCCTGGTCTGCACCGACGGCCTGTGGGAATGGGTGCTCGAGCACGAGATGGAGCAGGCACTTGCCGCGGCAAGCGACAGCCAGGCCTGGCTGGCGGCGCTATGCGCCATCGCCGACAATGCAGCGGTCCGGTCGGGCGGCAAACGCGACAATTACTCAGCGTACGCGATCCGCGTGCGATGA
- a CDS encoding ATP-binding protein, translating to MLVRQTQQEAYTPARALRQRALVSGILLAVLFSIVGVVLARYITRPLGRLVGEAERIRSGESLRMASGRGSYVEVATLSDTLNALLTDLAQRRHELKNVNATLEARVEARTRELERALASVRASEQRINAIVEAAQDAFVGVDLRGLVTDWNSAAEQMFGWERSEVLGWPMAELLIPERFRPSAHKAIDAVRSTGSSPLFDQHVERIVINRYGVEFPIEMTAGLVSSGEGAFLAVFLRDISERKKVERMKSEFVATVSHELRTPLTSIRASLSMLSDGIAGELPPDIASLVQIANESCERLVRLVNDVLDLQKIEAGGMHFERHAQPLLPVARQALDSMRAYADQMGVALRLEGDDGARTLAAAIDRDRLVQVLTNLLSNAIKFTPRGATVTLSLAPHGNCARLAVRDQGPGIPEAFRPRVFQRFAQADGADTRQKGGTGLGLSISKSLVEEHGGTISFETAPGAGTTFLVDLPRAQA from the coding sequence GTGCTGGTGCGCCAGACCCAGCAAGAAGCCTATACGCCGGCACGCGCGCTGCGCCAGCGTGCCCTGGTCAGCGGCATCCTGCTCGCGGTCCTGTTCTCGATCGTCGGCGTGGTGCTGGCGCGCTACATCACCCGTCCACTCGGGCGCCTGGTGGGCGAGGCCGAGCGCATCCGCAGCGGCGAAAGCCTGCGCATGGCCTCGGGCCGCGGCAGCTATGTCGAGGTGGCGACGCTGTCGGACACCCTGAACGCCCTGCTGACCGACCTGGCCCAGCGCCGCCATGAACTGAAGAACGTGAATGCGACGCTGGAGGCGCGCGTCGAGGCGCGCACCCGCGAACTCGAGCGTGCGCTGGCCTCGGTGCGCGCAAGCGAACAGCGCATCAACGCCATCGTCGAAGCCGCCCAGGACGCCTTCGTCGGCGTCGACCTGCGCGGCCTCGTCACCGACTGGAACAGCGCGGCCGAGCAGATGTTCGGCTGGGAGCGCAGCGAGGTGCTCGGCTGGCCGATGGCCGAGCTGCTCATCCCCGAGCGTTTCCGCCCCAGCGCCCACAAGGCCATCGACGCCGTGCGCAGCACCGGTTCCAGCCCGCTGTTCGACCAGCACGTCGAACGCATCGTCATCAACCGCTATGGCGTCGAGTTTCCGATCGAGATGACGGCCGGCCTGGTCAGCAGCGGCGAGGGCGCCTTCCTCGCTGTCTTCCTGCGCGATATCTCCGAACGCAAGAAGGTCGAGCGCATGAAAAGCGAGTTCGTGGCCACCGTCTCTCACGAACTGCGCACGCCGCTGACCTCGATCCGGGCCTCGCTGTCGATGCTCTCCGACGGCATCGCCGGCGAGCTGCCGCCGGATATTGCCAGCCTGGTGCAGATCGCCAACGAGAGCTGCGAACGCCTGGTGCGCCTGGTGAACGACGTGCTCGACCTGCAGAAGATCGAAGCGGGCGGCATGCACTTCGAACGCCACGCCCAGCCGCTGTTGCCGGTGGCGCGCCAGGCGCTCGACAGCATGCGCGCCTATGCCGACCAGATGGGCGTGGCCCTGCGGCTCGAAGGCGACGACGGCGCGCGCACGCTCGCCGCCGCGATCGACCGCGACCGCCTGGTGCAGGTGCTGACCAACCTGCTGTCGAACGCGATCAAGTTCACGCCGCGCGGCGCCACCGTCACGCTGTCGCTGGCGCCGCACGGCAACTGCGCGCGGCTGGCCGTGCGCGACCAGGGGCCGGGCATTCCCGAGGCCTTCCGGCCGCGCGTCTTCCAGCGCTTCGCCCAGGCCGATGGTGCCGATACGCGCCAGAAGGGCGGGACCGGGCTCGGCCTGTCGATCAGCAAGAGCCTGGTGGAAGAACATGGCGGCACGATCAGCTTCGAGACCGCGCCAGGCGCAGGCACGACCTTCCTGGTCGACCTTCCGCGCGCGCAAGCGTGA
- a CDS encoding NADPH-dependent FMN reductase: MATRKIAIVVGSLRKESFSRKLARAMMEMAPAGLEMEIVEIRDLPLYNEDDETASPPPAFTAFRDRIRAADAILFVTPEYNRSIPAALKNAIDVGSRPYGKAAWTGKPCAIVSQSPGALGGFGANHHLRQTLPFLNMPAMPAPEAYLGGIAAKFDGERLADESLRGFLQSFVDSFAAWIERHAA, translated from the coding sequence ATGGCAACGAGAAAAATCGCAATCGTCGTAGGCAGCCTGCGCAAGGAGTCGTTCAGCAGGAAGCTCGCCAGGGCCATGATGGAGATGGCGCCGGCAGGGCTCGAGATGGAGATCGTCGAGATCCGCGACCTGCCGCTGTATAACGAGGACGACGAGACCGCCTCGCCGCCGCCGGCCTTTACCGCTTTCCGCGACCGTATCCGCGCGGCCGACGCCATCCTGTTCGTCACGCCCGAGTACAACCGGTCGATCCCGGCGGCGCTGAAGAACGCGATCGATGTCGGTTCGCGTCCCTACGGCAAGGCTGCCTGGACCGGCAAGCCCTGCGCCATCGTCAGCCAGTCGCCCGGGGCGCTGGGCGGCTTCGGTGCCAACCACCACCTGCGCCAGACGCTGCCCTTCCTGAACATGCCGGCCATGCCCGCGCCGGAAGCCTATCTCGGCGGCATCGCGGCCAAGTTCGATGGCGAGCGGCTGGCCGACGAGTCGCTGCGCGGCTTCCTGCAGAGCTTCGTCGACAGCTTTGCCGCCTGGATCGAGCGCCATGCCGCCTGA
- a CDS encoding phasin family protein, whose protein sequence is MNEARMYPFSQSVNPAVRTHLDAQTAFVNDMSKSLFQSFQQMCDLNIKLAQTMLEETTLASQQLLTADRQTELLSAAASRAQPASEKLRAYQQHISRLAADAQVELARVTEQHAQNTARTARALADEVARTTSEEAERGLRKQQEIVQQFVDPFTGRGNGHAQAGGNGNGNGNGHAQSQGNGGIGVGSQGANSGQSPGGLSSRGESSQAGRASHNA, encoded by the coding sequence ATGAACGAGGCACGCATGTATCCATTTTCCCAATCGGTTAACCCGGCAGTGCGCACCCACCTGGACGCGCAAACGGCTTTCGTGAACGACATGTCGAAGTCCCTGTTCCAATCCTTCCAGCAGATGTGCGACCTGAACATCAAGCTGGCCCAGACGATGCTCGAGGAAACGACGCTGGCAAGCCAGCAGCTCCTCACCGCCGACCGCCAGACCGAGCTGCTCAGCGCAGCCGCGTCGCGCGCCCAGCCCGCCAGCGAGAAGCTGCGCGCCTACCAGCAGCACATCTCGCGCCTGGCCGCCGATGCCCAGGTCGAACTGGCGCGCGTGACCGAGCAGCACGCCCAGAACACGGCCCGCACGGCCCGTGCGCTGGCCGACGAGGTTGCACGTACCACCAGTGAAGAGGCCGAGCGCGGCCTGCGCAAGCAGCAGGAAATCGTCCAGCAGTTCGTCGATCCGTTCACCGGCCGCGGCAACGGGCACGCGCAGGCCGGCGGCAACGGCAACGGCAACGGCAACGGTCACGCCCAGTCGCAGGGCAACGGCGGCATCGGCGTCGGTTCGCAGGGCGCAAACTCCGGCCAGTCGCCAGGCGGCTTGAGCTCGCGCGGCGAAAGCAGCCAGGCCGGCAGGGCATCGCATAACGCTTGA
- a CDS encoding serine/threonine-protein kinase yields the protein MNADTRSTAARHINAGSENCLPIGTRLSDFEITGVLGEGGFGIVYVAYDHALQRTVAIKEYMPGALTMRAAGDAVSLRSERHQETFRLGLKSFINEARILAQFDHPALVKVYRFWEQNNTAYTAMKFYDGRTVKDIVTNSPELVDEAWCRRVTEQILGALDMLYTMRILHRDISPDNIIVQENGDAVLLDFGSARQIIGDATRGLTVILKPGYAPVEQYAGDASLEQGPYTDLYALSAVLYFAITKTPPATSIGRMINDPIVPLGVQAPAGYGAALLAAIDKGLAVMAQDRPQTIDAFRALLGIASGGPLAPRGTSAPPPSPAPAPAPAATQAEAPATPESAPATSDKATPARRLSDQVAPAATPETAPVQAVPNFTPAPDRRRLFPGRRRGGPAGHRCRGPVCAGGILARGYVRAGATAAPPARGGARS from the coding sequence ATGAACGCAGACACGCGCAGCACAGCCGCGCGGCACATCAACGCCGGATCGGAAAACTGCCTCCCGATCGGCACCCGCCTGTCCGACTTCGAGATCACGGGCGTGCTGGGCGAAGGCGGCTTCGGCATCGTCTATGTGGCCTATGACCACGCGCTGCAGCGCACCGTCGCGATCAAGGAATACATGCCGGGCGCGCTGACGATGCGCGCCGCCGGCGACGCTGTCTCCCTGCGCTCGGAGCGCCACCAGGAGACCTTCCGGCTCGGCCTGAAAAGCTTCATCAACGAGGCGCGCATCCTGGCCCAGTTCGACCACCCCGCACTGGTGAAGGTCTACCGCTTCTGGGAGCAGAACAACACGGCCTATACGGCGATGAAGTTCTACGATGGCCGCACGGTCAAGGACATCGTCACGAACAGCCCGGAGCTGGTCGACGAAGCCTGGTGCCGGCGGGTGACGGAGCAGATCCTGGGCGCGCTCGACATGCTCTACACGATGCGCATCCTGCACCGCGACATCTCGCCCGACAACATCATCGTGCAGGAAAACGGCGACGCCGTGCTGCTCGACTTCGGCTCGGCGCGCCAGATCATCGGCGACGCGACGCGCGGGCTGACCGTCATCCTCAAGCCAGGCTACGCGCCAGTCGAACAGTATGCGGGCGACGCCTCGCTCGAACAGGGCCCCTACACGGACCTGTACGCGCTGTCGGCGGTGCTGTATTTCGCGATCACGAAGACGCCGCCGGCGACCTCGATCGGCCGCATGATCAACGATCCGATCGTGCCCCTGGGGGTGCAGGCGCCGGCGGGCTATGGCGCGGCGCTGCTGGCCGCCATCGACAAGGGCCTGGCGGTGATGGCGCAGGACCGTCCGCAGACGATCGACGCCTTCCGCGCGCTGCTGGGCATTGCATCGGGCGGACCGCTGGCTCCGCGAGGTACGAGCGCCCCGCCGCCGAGCCCGGCCCCGGCCCCGGCCCCGGCCGCCACCCAGGCCGAGGCGCCAGCCACGCCGGAGAGCGCGCCGGCTACCAGCGACAAGGCGACGCCAGCTCGGCGGCTGAGCGACCAGGTCGCGCCAGCGGCGACACCGGAGACGGCGCCAGTCCAGGCCGTACCGAATTTCACTCCCGCGCCCGACCGGCGCCGCCTGTTCCCCGGGCGCCGGCGCGGCGGGCCTGCTGGCCATCGGTGCCGCGGGCCTGTATGCGCTGGTGGAATCCTCGCGCGGGGATACGTTCGTGCTGGCGCAACCGCAGCCCCGCCCGCCCGTGGCGGCGCCCGCTCCTGA
- a CDS encoding PEGA domain-containing protein gives MAAPAPDPATPAAAAAPLADAEAAPDSAAPTPGAAHGSAVAGVASPMPVDGVAAASAPAAAIPGGNGGAAANTPAATASPAVAGSAPVTTVLNTELAMLEDTSPSAAQKADARRPAAPVSASYKLRIKPWGTLYVDGKPRGVSPPLKQIVLTPGKHTIRVVNPGFPEYVTTIQVGKNKSGAIEHDFAAH, from the coding sequence GTGGCGGCGCCCGCTCCTGACCCGGCCACGCCGGCCGCGGCCGCAGCGCCCCTGGCGGACGCGGAGGCGGCCCCGGACAGCGCAGCACCGACGCCGGGCGCTGCCCACGGCTCGGCGGTCGCTGGCGTGGCAAGTCCGATGCCGGTCGACGGCGTGGCAGCTGCAAGCGCGCCTGCGGCCGCGATCCCCGGCGGGAATGGCGGCGCCGCTGCGAACACACCAGCGGCGACGGCCTCGCCCGCAGTCGCCGGCTCGGCTCCGGTCACGACCGTGTTGAACACGGAACTGGCGATGTTGGAGGACACGTCCCCGAGCGCGGCGCAGAAGGCGGACGCCAGGCGTCCGGCCGCGCCGGTGAGCGCGAGCTACAAACTGCGCATCAAGCCCTGGGGCACCCTGTACGTCGACGGCAAACCGCGTGGCGTCTCGCCGCCGCTGAAACAGATCGTGCTCACGCCGGGCAAGCACACGATCCGCGTCGTCAATCCGGGCTTCCCCGAGTACGTGACGACGATCCAGGTCGGCAAGAACAAGTCCGGGGCCATCGAGCACGATTTCGCTGCCCACTGA
- a CDS encoding serine protease produces MPVAPSCCSGRRAARRQTGRGAGAHFGTVAGQDKAATPPVPPLVTPPAAPPATTPSAPGPGETDETTTLPPPSSSAQQLYSSAQADLLQIRMLLRNGRTQSTVGSGFLVGTSNLVITNYHVVSQMALDPGVYVGEYVDTDGRHGPVELMAVDVLHDLAVLRVNRNGSGFFIVPDKPVKLTQGQDLYSLGNPLDLGFAISEGAYNGVVSRSFYDQLIFSGPINSGMSGGPSVTAGGTVAGINVSKRRDGEAVSFLVPVKYAQELLRRVVGGGPPPKDFNPLIAQQLLAHQRAMVGRLLDTPLSIKNMGPYRVPVRESGQVRCWGRSNVKAEASYSSDTMSCAMESAIYVSDTQQTGHVSMTHQYLRSATLHPLRFAALASSEFGLDRLGSTRDTRLTGPLCRERFVRTNTLPLRAVTCVRAYRKFPACTTSRC; encoded by the coding sequence TTGCCTGTCGCTCCCTCTTGTTGCAGCGGCCGCCGCGCCGCCCGCCGGCAAACCGGCCGCGGGGCTGGAGCGCACTTCGGCACCGTCGCCGGGCAGGACAAGGCGGCCACGCCGCCCGTCCCGCCGCTGGTGACGCCGCCCGCGGCGCCGCCGGCCACCACCCCGTCGGCGCCCGGCCCCGGCGAAACCGACGAGACCACCACCCTGCCGCCGCCCTCATCGAGCGCCCAGCAGCTGTATTCGTCGGCCCAGGCCGACCTGCTGCAAATCCGCATGCTGCTGAGAAACGGGCGTACCCAGTCGACAGTGGGTTCGGGGTTTCTGGTCGGCACCAGCAATCTCGTCATCACCAACTACCACGTGGTGTCGCAGATGGCGCTCGATCCGGGCGTGTATGTCGGCGAATACGTCGACACCGACGGCAGGCATGGTCCGGTCGAACTGATGGCGGTCGACGTGCTGCACGACCTGGCGGTGCTGCGCGTGAACCGCAACGGCAGCGGCTTTTTCATCGTGCCCGACAAACCCGTCAAGCTCACCCAGGGCCAGGATTTGTATTCGCTCGGCAACCCGCTCGACCTCGGCTTCGCGATATCCGAAGGGGCCTATAACGGCGTGGTCAGCCGCAGCTTCTACGACCAGCTCATCTTCAGCGGCCCGATCAATTCCGGCATGAGCGGCGGGCCCAGCGTGACCGCCGGCGGCACGGTGGCCGGCATCAACGTCTCGAAGCGGCGCGACGGCGAGGCGGTCAGCTTCCTGGTGCCGGTCAAGTATGCGCAGGAACTGCTGCGCCGGGTCGTCGGGGGAGGCCCGCCGCCGAAGGACTTCAATCCCCTGATTGCCCAGCAACTGCTGGCGCACCAGCGCGCCATGGTGGGGAGGCTGCTCGATACCCCGCTCTCGATCAAGAACATGGGGCCGTACCGGGTGCCCGTGCGCGAGTCGGGCCAGGTACGCTGCTGGGGCCGTTCGAACGTGAAGGCCGAGGCCAGCTATAGCTCGGACACGATGAGCTGCGCGATGGAATCGGCGATCTATGTATCGGACACCCAACAGACGGGGCACGTGTCGATGACGCACCAGTACCTGCGCTCGGCCACCCTGCATCCACTGCGCTTCGCCGCGCTGGCCAGCAGCGAATTCGGCCTCGACCGCCTGGGCAGCACGCGCGACACCCGGCTCACCGGACCACTGTGCCGGGAGCGTTTCGTGCGCACGAACACGCTGCCCCTGCGCGCCGTGACCTGCGTGCGCGCCTACCGCAAGTTCCCGGCCTGTACAACTTCACGCTGCTGA
- the tagH gene encoding type VI secretion system-associated FHA domain protein TagH produces MLKLEVASYDNAAPAAPLAALFGRERLTLGRGEDNFFVLPDARHEVARTQAALWHDGTRHRIVNLSDAMPLSVNGEELARGQDAPIGPGDQIRIGVYLIGAHAAPIASNELQALKEAFLRGAGIAPDAISAELTPQMMETIGKLMATSIQGTIDLLALRSLVRQEVKADVTMVVVRNNNPLKFFSDSQTVLTQMLRKKMPGFMEPLESLEDAYLDLRAHQMGVVAGVRTGMQAMLARLKPTHIDSGLGAPSLLDKLLPWRREAGMWQAYAGQHAAVAGESQDQLFGPAFLEAYEAEIERVNAHPGAHLTVNRAPASRANAHVVPAK; encoded by the coding sequence ATGCTCAAACTTGAAGTCGCTTCTTACGACAACGCAGCGCCGGCGGCGCCGTTGGCCGCGCTCTTCGGCCGCGAGCGCCTGACGCTCGGGCGTGGTGAGGACAATTTCTTCGTCCTGCCCGATGCGCGCCATGAAGTCGCACGCACCCAGGCGGCGCTCTGGCATGACGGTACGCGCCACCGCATCGTCAACCTGAGCGACGCCATGCCGCTGTCCGTGAACGGCGAGGAACTGGCGCGTGGCCAGGATGCGCCCATCGGTCCCGGCGACCAGATCAGGATCGGGGTGTACCTGATCGGGGCGCACGCCGCGCCGATTGCCTCGAACGAATTGCAGGCGCTGAAAGAGGCCTTCCTGCGCGGCGCCGGCATCGCGCCCGACGCCATTTCGGCCGAGCTGACGCCGCAGATGATGGAAACCATCGGCAAGCTGATGGCTACCTCGATCCAGGGCACGATCGACCTGCTGGCCCTGCGCTCGCTGGTCAGGCAGGAAGTGAAGGCGGACGTGACGATGGTTGTCGTGCGCAACAATAATCCGCTCAAGTTTTTCAGCGACAGCCAGACCGTGCTGACGCAGATGCTGCGCAAGAAGATGCCCGGCTTTATGGAGCCGCTCGAATCGCTGGAAGACGCCTACCTCGACTTGCGGGCGCACCAGATGGGCGTCGTCGCCGGCGTGCGCACCGGCATGCAGGCGATGCTGGCGCGCCTGAAGCCGACCCATATCGACAGTGGCCTCGGCGCCCCCTCGCTGCTCGACAAACTGCTGCCATGGCGGCGCGAAGCCGGCATGTGGCAGGCCTATGCCGGGCAGCATGCGGCCGTGGCCGGCGAATCCCAGGACCAGTTGTTCGGTCCGGCGTTCCTCGAGGCCTACGAGGCCGAAATCGAGCGCGTGAACGCTCATCCCGGTGCCCATCTCACCGTCAACCGCGCACCCGCGTCACGCGCCAACGCACATGTCGTCCCCGCCAAATAA
- a CDS encoding protein phosphatase 2C domain-containing protein: MSSPPNKPVQLEYAAISEIGMRSSNQDHIGLAQRDGLRCFVVADGAGGHHGGEIASRVVVDALLARFDAEASFGPPRPALLCGTRLPAAGAGAPWQA, from the coding sequence ATGTCGTCCCCGCCAAATAAACCAGTCCAGCTCGAGTACGCAGCGATCAGCGAGATCGGCATGCGCTCGTCCAACCAGGATCACATCGGCCTGGCCCAGCGCGACGGCTTGCGCTGCTTCGTCGTCGCCGACGGCGCCGGCGGCCATCACGGCGGCGAGATCGCCTCGCGCGTGGTGGTCGACGCGCTGCTGGCCAGGTTCGACGCCGAAGCGTCCTTTGGTCCCCCGCGCCCTGCTCTCCTATGTGGAACACGCCTCCCGGCAGCTGGCGCTGGCGCGCCGTGGCAAGCCTGA
- a CDS encoding FHA domain-containing protein: protein MTGPWFIETLARNGDVLHRHRVDRLPIRIGRGYDNDYILDDAYAAPRHAMVELGEDGGLVLRDLGTRNGVVHGRTRRTSLPVDGNTVVRLGHTSLRIRAADFPVPAELLDRTMHGWEGALPGLAGTVLVALVALFTMWLADTQAYRPFRYLLALAYGMGAALVWSGLWAFGNRLFGRHARLGRHLFIFGCGIAALMLFRLLSSALGYAWSIEVFTRYGSHVAILLVAGMVYFHLTTVKPEPRRRFAVMCAALAVLGSGLVLISNEQRNGRLADELYMSVLLPPDMRATPDGSVDEFMADVAAMKAELDRERQDGDESGTDGREGAAN, encoded by the coding sequence ATGACGGGCCCCTGGTTCATCGAAACCCTTGCGCGCAACGGCGACGTGCTGCACCGTCACCGGGTCGACCGCCTGCCGATCCGGATCGGCCGCGGCTACGACAACGACTACATCCTCGACGATGCCTACGCGGCACCGCGCCACGCGATGGTGGAACTGGGCGAGGATGGCGGCCTGGTGCTGCGCGACCTCGGCACCCGCAACGGCGTCGTGCATGGGAGGACGCGGCGCACATCGCTGCCGGTCGACGGCAACACCGTGGTCCGGCTCGGCCATACCAGCCTGCGCATCCGCGCCGCCGATTTTCCCGTGCCTGCCGAACTGCTCGACCGTACCATGCACGGCTGGGAGGGCGCCCTGCCCGGCCTGGCCGGCACGGTGCTGGTGGCGCTGGTGGCCTTGTTCACGATGTGGCTGGCCGACACCCAGGCCTATCGTCCCTTCCGCTACCTGCTGGCCCTGGCCTATGGCATGGGCGCGGCGCTGGTGTGGAGCGGCCTGTGGGCCTTCGGCAACCGCCTGTTCGGCCGCCATGCGCGCCTCGGGCGGCATTTGTTCATATTCGGCTGCGGCATCGCCGCGCTCATGCTGTTCCGGCTGCTATCGAGCGCGCTCGGCTATGCCTGGTCGATCGAGGTGTTCACGCGCTATGGTTCGCACGTGGCGATCCTGCTGGTGGCCGGGATGGTGTACTTCCACCTGACCACCGTCAAACCCGAGCCGCGGCGCCGCTTTGCGGTGATGTGCGCCGCGCTCGCCGTGCTCGGTTCCGGACTGGTGTTGATCAGCAATGAACAGCGCAATGGCCGCCTTGCCGACGAACTCTACATGTCGGTGCTGCTGCCGCCGGACATGCGGGCCACCCCCGACGGCAGCGTCGACGAATTCATGGCCGACGTGGCGGCCATGAAAGCCGAGCTGGACCGGGAGCGCCAGGATGGGGACGAGAGCGGCACCGACGGGAGGGAGGGTGCTGCAAACTAG